The sequence TCGGATCAGAGGCTTTTGGATCACATGGTTCCAGCCCCGGTAGCAGACCAGTCCTCCCCGAGGGCTGTCCGGATACAGCCCAAGGCGATTAATTGCAAGCCCTTGGACCTGAAGGGACCTGCTTCTCAGGAGATGGACAAGCACTTTTTGCTGTGCGAAGCCTGTGGGAAATGCAAATGCAAGGAGTGCGCCCTGCCCAGGACTTTGCCCTCCTGCTGGGTGTGCAACCAGGAGTGCCTGTGCTCGGCTCAGAACCTGGTCAACTACTCCACCTGCATGTGTCTGGTGAAGGGCGTCTTCTACCACTGTACCAATGAGGACGACGAGGGCTCTTGCGCAGACCACCCCTGCTCCTGCTCGCATTCGAACTGCTGCGCTCGCTGGTCTTTCATGAGCGCCCTCTCTCTGGTTCTGCCTTGCTTGCTGTGCTACCTGCCGGCCACCGGCTGCGTGAAGCTGTCGCAGCGATGCTACGACCAAGTGAGTCGGCCTGGATGCCGGTGCAAAAACACAAACAGTGTGATTTGCAAAGCATCACCTGAAGGGAAAGTTGGCAGCAGGCCAGGGAAGCCATTTTGATCTCTGGAGTGAGGAGGAGGGGCGGGTGGGGGTGAGAAGTGCCGAAAAACAACAGGAAAGGGAGTTTCATAACCTGCGTTGCGAGTGTAACGTGTCAGCCTTTTGCTTTCAACAAACGAAGGGAAATGTCTCTTTCCAGGAACTGAAGCACTTTGGGATTATTCAGGGGGTTGTGGAAGTGGTGATCTGTACTTATTATGCAGTAGGGATCTGAAGGATCtttctgaatatatttttttttgcaaagcaaaggcAGAAATCTACTATATAGGGCAATCTGAAGACTGCTTCTGTTCATTTCTTAGTCTTGGCTGCTTGCTAAGTCTACATACCACAAGAATAATTAACAGATGGGATTGGCAGGTACATCAACAGCTGAAACAGGGTTCTTATTCCTAGAAGGTGATATCCATTtcagccccctcccccacactACTCCAACCTTTTATTTATTACCTGTAGACCACTGGCAATCGAGAGTTAATGTTCTCAACACTTTAGTAGGGACCCTGCCCAACCCctcaatatccccccccccgccttttaaGGCAGTTATTGAAAAAGATCCTTCTATCCATTCCTTAAATCCTTTTCAGTCAGCCTCCATGGGCCGAAACGATAGAACTTGATAGGCAGAAATCAGCAAATGCTACTTTTTTACAGCACGGAGAGGATGTTGCCCTTAGCTGATTGATGCATATCAAGCTACAGTTGAGGCACAGATGGAAAAGTGGGCAACCCCACCAGTTTCCTCCTCTTAAGGCCATTTTATTCTTtgttgctctctctcttttttgttggCTTCATTGAGTGTATACAAAGACTGCATCTTGCCTAGGGACATGATCTGTCCCTCATTTAACATCAGTTGGGTGCTATtggtgtgtgtgcccccccccccaatgattttGCCAGTGACAGGAAGATCTCTGACCTGCAATCACTGATATGGAGATAATCCACTGCCTTCAGTAAGGCTACTCTTTGAGGTTTTGATTCTTGAAGTGCACAGGCAGCCCTGGCAGCTAAAATGCTGTTCTCTGAGCAAAGCTTCCAGTAACAGGAGTGCTTGAGAGACGAGGCCCCTTTTCAGCCACGTGTTTCAGATGCATTTGCTTCTGAGCACACATTTAACACCAATAAATTACTTTGCCTAATCAAATGGCACATTTAGGGTATCACACAACGAGATCTTGCTAAGgcgaagaaaagaagaaaaaaaagctttGAAGGCACCAATATCATAAACCCTTCAATGTCCAATTGTGGCAGCCCTCCTCTCCTTGAAATAAACTATGTTCAGCTTAATTGAGCTACACATTAGTACTTACAGCATATGAGCCTAAACCAGCCtttggcaacctggtgccctccagaagttggctgggattgatgggtgttgtggtccaacaacatgtggagggcaccaggttggtgaaagctAAGCTAAGAAATCACCTTATCCCTACATTACCCTTCTTCCACCTTGCACTCACAGGGCCAATGCAAACTGAGCACAATTCATTTGCATATATGTGGGatgggttcacacacacacagtgtatcAGTGCAACCCCAAGCTCACATGAAAGGTGGATTTGGTTTTGGCCAAATGACATTTGCTCAGTATTTAAATTCTCACTTTTATTGCTGCTGCTCAACTTTTGTCTCCTGTAAAATAACATTATCTTAGTAAATACAGaggaatttcttttaaaaaggaaaagaataagTCTATTTTAGCATTAAGTACTTTTAGAGGAGCATGTGGAAGCTTAGAGGTGAATATTTGTTACAAACTGCCCATGATTTTCAGTAGCCGAGTTTTCCGCCTCATCTATACACTCAAGGTTAGGGTTATTGCACGAGGGACTGTTAAATTCCTGTTGGGAAGAGAACAGAAGCACCTCTATTCAAGACCAATGTTCCATTCCCTTAAAGTGGATTGATCCCATTCTATGGACAACCACAAGGTGCTAAACAGAAAACAGTTCACCAATATAATAAATCAAACTGAGTGGGTATTTGTTGCATGCAAAAAGCTGAACTTAtgtctctgctggttttatttttcaacTTGGAATTCCTGTACTGGAGTGATTGTGTGAAAACTGCCTTGTTTTAATTAGGcaagcagtaggcaaaaccacaCTGTCATTCTCCAAGCAAATCAGATTTCTCATTTGAAATGAAACACACACTATACTGACCGTAGCAAACcatcgttcccccccccccattttgctttTACTCACTGGGGGTTGACTTCATTTTTTGAGAACTGTATATATTTATTgattgggaaatatttttaatcttcctttttatatttataatatgCTGGCTATGTATATAGTGTTTCACAGAAAAAGGGATGCTACACATACGTTGTCAAGATACTGATTTGTATAGTTTAGCCTTGCCAAGAACACACTGGGCACATCCACTGGGAGCATCTGCCCATAGAAGTGAATGGGAGAGGCATCAAGAATGGCTTTGCTGCCACTCCCATCCATTTCAATGCAGAGTGTTTCATAAGTTCCTGTTGGGTTGCACACAGTATGTTGTACATATATATTCTTGCACAAACTTGAGGCAACCATGCAATGGGGGagtgggggaaaagaaagagaaacttaGCCAAAATACTGTTGAATGTATAAATCGCCGTAGCTTTTCAAGGGATGGTAAACCAGGCTCACAGAGTATAAGCAAGCTGGGCATCCAGCCTCAAACACAACACTCTCGGTTAATTATATGCTTTATTGTATCTTATGCTCCTGTTAATATGGGACAGCCCTGATCAGGCAACTACAGATTCTAGCTGGCTTGGCTGTCCATAGCAAGTAAGCAAACTGGTGGATCAGCACTTTGCCAATTTATTTATGTACATACCCACCCGGAACATTTCTATATTTCTTATAcaatgttgttgtgttgttgtttttttaaaaaaatgaaaccaggCCTTTAATTTTTACTGTACATAGCTCTAAACCACTGAAATTTCTACAtgggctacccccccccccgccattttaAACCTGTCAAGGCCAATCTGATGTAAGTGGATCAATGTGCTCTAAAAGGCTGTGAAAGGAAAGCCTACACAAATGTAGCAGAATGAAGCTCCTTGTATCGTCCAGCCCCCCCTCTGGTGTAGCAGTCAGTCAGCATGTTTCTCCGGCTCTTTCCTCGAGGCCTAGCAACAAAGTTGACAAGTTTCATACTGAGCATTGAAAGGTTTCCGGATTAGACCAGCCCAAAAGCCTGGACAACATTACACTGTTCCTTTTAGATGGACTTGGCTGCTGTGGTAGCAAAGGATCCCTCCCGCTTAAGCCAACACACTTTTCCTTTTACGTTTTTTAAAGGCCATCTTCCACTTTTAAggtacacacacaccctttttgacATTGCCTCCAGATTCAAAACACTAAGTATTCAAAAGGTTGGATAATATGGCTGCATACATTTGAAACTGAGTGAATGCTGCACtggctgcaccccccccccccggtcaaaaCTTATCAGAAAATGAACcatctttctttttaattgtcCCAGCAGGTCAGGCTGGATCCTGGGGATGACCCCATCACTCAAGCGTTGTTGATCTTGTTGTTTTGCCTTCCTGAAAACTCTTTCTCATTGCTTTAGCAAAGTAAAATATCTATTTCCTCTTCTGACCCTAGTAAATGTCTGTCTTGCAGCACTGTGCACGTTTAGGTTTATTTTTGTTCAGTTTTGCAGAAAACAGTCAAGGTTCTTATTTACTTCTTCCATCAACTGAAAAAAAATATTGCCACAAACGTTTTCCTTTGTATAGAATATTTATTTTGAAGCTCTATTTTAATAGTATTTATTTTAGAAGTCTACTATTGTAAGAGTTCTTCTGTTTGTGAAGAAAAAACAAGTTAAACTGAATGTACTGATCTagaaattatatataaaatatatattgttaAATATACAAAGGTCCTGTGACTTCTTTCTTGAAATACAGTTTTTGACTCTCAGTGGTGAAATGGCACATACTGGGCCACGGGTGGCAAGAGATATTCCCTGGAGACTTATGACCAGAATTCCTAATGTCATAGAAGACTTCTTTGTTTATAAACTAACTTGGTTTTGAAACTAAGAATCAGCAGCTCTGCGGAAGGGTACTTGCCGATTTGAATTCCCAACAAGGCATAGCCCAAAGGGTGTGCTCTGACATCACCCACCTATCTGAGCAATCTCAGTTGGAATACAACCACTGTGGAGCTGGTTATCTGAGGTGAACGATAAAATAGCACAAGAAATGGGCAAGAAGAGAAATCTTACAGGAGAACAGGCTGAGTTAAATGGCTTAGTTTGGGGTGAGGAGAGCACAACACTCAATAAAGACACATAGCGGCTCGTCTTGAGCCAGGTGTATGGCAtaggtcaggggtaggcaacctaaggcccgggggccagatgtgacccaattgccttctcaatccagcccatggatggtccgggaatcagcgtgtttttacatgagtagaatgtttgcttttatttaaaatgcatctctgggttatttgtggggcataggaattcatttattttattcacaatatagtccggcccaccacatggtctgaggaacggtggactggcccatggctgaaaaaggttgctgacccctggcataggtCAAGAAAGGCCCCTATTGATGTCCCATTAAACTACATGGTAGTCTTGAACATTTCAGTTCAATATTCCCTACCAGACAAGCCATActatctttgtacagtggtacctcgggttaagtacttaattcgctctggaggtccattcttaacctgaaactgttcttaacctgaagcaccactttagctaatggggcctcctgttgctgccgcgccaccggagcacaatttctgttctcatcctgaagcaaagttcttaacttgaggtactatttctgggttagcagagtctgtaacctgaagcgtatgtaacccgaggtaccactgtatatgttcacATAGATAAATGATGGCTGGAATTCAGCATCATACGAAAGAGATCGTTACATCAGCACAAGCATATCTGCTTGACGGATGGAActatttctccccaccccttgtgctgctttggggtttcccccctgaTACTTCcaagcagattgggggggggcaaggggagAACGGGGAAAGCCCCATTGGGCTAGAGGGACTCATCGTGCTggtttctgctagtgcaacaaTTGAATTGAATCCAGCCCATAATCCAAAAAGGAGTAGGTAAGCACATAGATTGCATCAGAAGAGGCTGCTTACAGTAGAGCAATGACTGGTAATTGAACTCTACCATGCATTTGGTTAGAAGGCTTTTTTCGAAGAGCTGCTTGGGCCCACACAAGGtgtttgtttcctttgcaaaagtagTTGTACTACTGTTGCAATTTTAGTACTGTGGCCAGTGCTTTTCAACAAAATCAGCCACCTCACTAGTTTATTAGCATTGGTAATAAACACTATGGTGTCTGTATTATTCCCCTGTAAGAGGTGGCCTACCATCACTTCTGTGCTTTTTTACCCAAAGTACATGTGCCCATATATGTAATCTAAATAATGTTTCCAAAACTCATTATGCCCACTAATACAtgtccaaaaaaaaaataattttaaggtaATAATAATTGAGAatgtggggagagaggaagagaaacccTTCTGAAATATCTCTCATTTTCTGAATCAATTAAATGAATGGCCGTGTTCTCTGTTATGGTTGTGTTGAGACACCAGTTTCCAAactccttttttgttttaaaaatggccaCCACCATTTCCACCTGGTAAACAAAAGTTGGTAAATAGTCCCATGAGGCCTTGTTTTAACAGACAAGACACATTACTCTTGCATGCTGTCCCTCCTACACACACCACCAAAATACTAAAGAATATGGAAGATTTAAACTGAATCGAGTGCAACCTTCCCGTTTGAAAGCATTAAATATTTGTGAACGGCTTCCTCAGAGACTGGTGTAACTGCTCAGCTGCTGCATCCACTGATCCCTGAAGATAGTGGTCAGGATGTTTTTTGAGTAAAACATTTCCAATCAGGTTTTTAAAATAGGTCTCAGCATCTCTCCAATCAACTGAGTAGCAGGACATCATCTTCCATTTAAACCTGCCCAAGTTTCTTCTCCTTACTGGATGCTGAGAGAAGCTTCTGGGAAATCACCTTGGGAGCCATTTGCATCCCTCTAAAGTGAACGAAAGAGTTCCAACAtctttaaaaaggaacgtttcaaGCAAGCACAACAGGGTTACATCAAATTGGGTGGAGGAGAAAATAACTAGTATGCACATGGGGCAGGTACCCTTTGACCCGAATCTAATTCTCATCATCCTTTCTGGAGAAAATAGTAAGACAGAAAATGCCAGAAGCTAAAGAACAGGAGGAAAGGAGTCATAAGGACAAATCATTAGAAACATTACAAAAGCCAGCAGGAAAAATACCTTTTGGAAAATACTCTTATGAGTTTATCTTTgctgtttgaaaacaaaaacacctcaAACTCTGGAAGAACAAGATGCTttactttttaattcttttttattattacatttatagtcTACTATTCATCCAAGAGGCTCATGGTGGTATACATGTTTCTCCCTCTTCCCATTTTAGCCTCACAATAACAcagtgaggtaggtttggctgagagatgGTAACTGGAcctaggtcacccagtgagcttcatagccaaatggggatttgaaccctggtctcccaggtcctagtccaacaatcTATCCATTACACTTAtgatacagtattttaaaaatcacttctTTTAAAAGAAGCCACTAAATGGCTGTTCCTCTATATCTGCATGTAATGTTGCAGAGAACAAAATAACAAACAAGAATCACAGAAGAATTCCATTTCTTGTCAACAAGAGAGAGCAAATCCACACATTTCGTCCTCCACAAATGGACTGTACTGTTATTTATATGTTGCAAAGGTGTCCTTCTGTTTCTCAGAGAGCTCTGAACTGCATTTTAGCCTTACACAGCAAGAAACCCAGTCAGGCCAGTTAAGCAGAAAGGCGAACCACCAAGCCTCGCAGCTGAATGCTGCTTGGAACCAAAGCATTCCACACCACCGCATCCAGTGCTATGCTGTAACTGACCATCTTAAACGAGAAATGTTAATAACGCTAGAGGCATCCATTAAATTCAGGCTTATTTGCAGGAACAACTGATGCTCTCTTGTAGTGAAGGAACCAAGCAGGGCACCCTAAAATCTCAAACATCTGGACTGTCTGGGTATATTCTGAGGTGATTCCCACCCacctctgcagccttcccagctTCCCAACTTTCTCCCTAACACCCCCACATTACCATATCGAAACCGTAGGCCATGCCCTCACACCAAACTCATCTAGAAAGAAGAAGTTTGAAATGTACAGTCATGACAAATGGGATTAATATAAGCCAACAACTTTGTGACAGGGGCCAGAGGAGAAGCCCTAGGCCGCTTTGCCCCCTCtttcccatctccccccccccagcagtttcTTATTCTCCCACTTTAATAAAACAATATCTACGTGGCCCAAGGCAGGTGCGATTTTCATAATTTATGGGTTTCGGAGACAGGAAGAGAGCTCCGGAGTTTTATTGTGCTTTGCTCACTAAATGGCATTCCGATTGTCTACATATCATTCTTTCAGGCTCTGCTATCTGGCAGGCGTACAGGCCCTTTTGGAACCCACCtgtgcctgctgccctcaggcaaGGGATAATTATGAATACATCTGTATGTGCTAAGCAGGAGATGAATGAAAAATTCTCCTCATTTCCCCATGTCATTAGAAAAAAACTTCCTGCATTGACACCTCTATTAGCACTCAGCAACTACAGGCTTGAAATAAACCTTCCTCCGATTCTTCCATTTATAAAAATAAGGAAATCTGCCTTCCCATCCCTAGCTTCTCTCCTTGCATTGCTCCATGTGGACATGTGCAAATCCATCCCAGCAATTCCCAGCCTATCCATTGAAAGTCTTGAGATGCCATTTATATATTAGGAGAGTGACTCAGTGCTGTTACAAAACCTGGggtgaggctgcaatcctctgcacACTAAATTGGAAGATGGCATGTAGTGAACAGCGCAATCGTGTGTGCATGTAAGTCCCATCGCATCCAGCGGGGATTACTCCTAAGTAtgtgtgtataggatttcagccttacatTGCAATCCAACCTATGTCTATCAGTGTGGGTCACTGGATCTTAATCCCGGTTAAGTGCAGGACAGCAGACTCAACCACACATTCACTTCAAACAAACAGAAGTTACATTGTGAATGATAAAtttaggaaataaaaaaaaatttatcaAAATCAGATTTCGAAATTCATCAACAGCTGAACAGAGCTCCTGCTTGTACAGTATGAAAATAACATTGCCAGCTAAATATGTAAACCTGAATCCCACTGAAGGTTTCTCATGTTAAAGTTTCAGAAACTTTTGAAATATGTGAACTTTCTTCTTTCTACCATTGGACTACTGCCAATTGaatcttgctgctgctttcctgagaTAGCTATTAAGCTAATAATGTCTCAACCAAGTTTAAactgttgtttgtttgtctaAAAACAAACCTGCAAGTGTGCATTGTAGAAAGCCTAACAGGCAGCTTTCCCACAAAAGTAGGGTGATGGTAAAAGAGTGAAGAAATAAATGTACGTGCTAATACTCTCTCCCCTCAGCCtcaatcatatttttaaaagctgatgGTGGAGAGGTTTGTTCCCTGAAAAACGGAgggaaacatttccccttacaaaaatgaaccagaatgtttttttaaaatgtaagattCATTCATGACAAAATACCAGCCGCATACACCAGTGGCCCATACTCACAGCAGAAGATCAATTTTATGGGGCCAGGTAGGTGTAGGTCATAATCTCATTTTAGAAATACCCCTGCAATATGCCAAGAACTGTGGCATAAGTTGTGACTGGTATCAATAGGAGCAGAAAATCTCTTTCAAGGTTGGCCTCATAAAGTTTTATTCAGTAAAGTTTTATTAGCTCTCAGCTTTAGAAAGTTACTACATCTGGTCACATCTGCATCTAATTTAAGTTAGTTTTAATCAAAGCGGCCCTTTCATTTAGCAACTTCCAGGATGAACAATCAATATATCCCAATGCCGTAACTGAATCTGCAAGAGTTGTCATTGCCCTGTAACAAAAATATAAAGCAGGCATAGCAGCACAGTTTTCTTGGACCCATTCAAAGATTGTTAAGTACTAGGATGAGATATTGacagaaattaaaacaaacaagcattatTGGATGCCAATGACCAAAATACCCTTGGCTTGTATTATTTGCATACTGTAAAGAACTGATACCTCAAGAAGAACTAGAAATAATTATTCCTCCATTAACTGACTAGCCATCTGTCAAGAATGGGAGAGGCCAGACCCCACGCCCACTACAGAAGAATGGTTAATAATAAGAATCTGTATGGTTAAGTTGATGATTTTTTTAGGGTTGGAGAAGGaaaacgacaggagaaaaactaTGCTGAGAAATGCAACCTGCTTATAGTATATTGGAATAACAAGGCACAGGGCACAATTAATCCATACCCATTATTAGGGGAAATATAGACAAAATGAATGCAAAGAAGCATAATGTCATTGTACAGTGTAGGACAATTATGAAAGGTAAAGGATCAATGGATGATTTATCAGTAGTGAGCAGTGATGCATTTTCGATCAACAGCctgcttactactactactactactactactactactactactatttcttGTATTATCTATTAAAGGGAGGCAATGTTGAAATAAGCTAAGCTACAGGCTATGtagtattgttatttttaatatgTCAAATGTTAAATGCAAATATGTTAATaatgacaacagcagcaaaataaaatcaGATTCCCTTTGCAACTGGGAACATTTCGTACTCCAGTGTTTTATACTAGGTGAGGCATTCAACTCCTGCCTTGCCCTGCAACAAGCTTCCCCGGATAAGGTCGCTGTGAGTGATGACTTTTACTCACTTTCGTACCCCCATCCCAAGTGTGTCAGGTTCTGAATGACAAGCCAAAACCATGAATGAAAAGAGTGGGCAAAACTGCAGCACAGGAAGCTTTCAATTAGCTTGGATTGAGTTTCATAGCTCGACTAACGTTTTTCTACAACATCAGCTTCCTGACTCAGCATTTCCTCTGTAAATAATTTATAGCCGAAAGAGCAAATGCCAGAATCCTGGCAGGGAGTGGAAGGAGGGGGACACAGTTAATGCTAGAAGGTAAGGAAGAGAGTCATTCTTCATGCTGGGCGCTGATGATGGCCTCCCCTCAGACAATGCAGGAGGGCCAATATATGTCACACAGAAAAAGAACCCAACCTTCTAGGAGCATCACCCAAATGGCTTGCCTAGAGATAAATTGCCCTTGCATTTTGCTTTACTTCCTAATGACAATAACCTCCTGCATGACACAGGGAACTGCCAAGCCTCTCCTGCCCCAAAGGGACCATAAAACTTTACAGATTTCAGTCAAATAATCTGGAGTAACAGCTACTGCTGAAGGCAAGCACCAATTGCTGCATTAAAAAGCAAATGTTTCTTCTTGTAAAACAAGTAAATCgtaagtgctgtgtgtgtgtgtgtgtgtgcgcgtgcgcttTTTAAAGGTCAAGGCAGAATGTTCTAAAAAGGAATGCTAGTTGAAAAGTTTAGTTTACAGTTGCTTCTTTGCAAATTCAGATGAAGCAGAATCACTGGCTTCCGTTGATCAAGTCATCCTATActatttttacacatcacttgggaagacaggcaaactaatatcagtgtactggaagaagcatagatcaccagtgtcgaagcaatgattcttcaacatcaacttcgttggactggtcatgttgtgcggatgcctgatgatcgtcttccaaagcaactactctattccgaactgaAAAATgtaaagcgtaatgctggtggtcaacaaaagaggtttaaagattctctcaaggcaaatctttaaaaatatagcataaacaccaacaattgggaaacattggcctgcgagctctccaattggagaacagcctttaccaaaggtgtcatggactttgaagatgctcaaactcaggatgaaagggagaaatgtgctaagaggaaggtacgcctggcaaaccctcaccgtgatcaactcctgcccagaaacctatgtccccactgtggaaggatgtgtggatccagaattggcctccacagtcacttacagactcactgtttagaccgtgttcatggaagacaatcttactcggctacaagtgatcgccaaagaatactATTTCCCTGATAGACTGCAGTAGATACTATAAACTTCACAATACTATTAGAAGAAAAGGACACTACCAATGAACACTCCTGCTAACACTCCTGTTTCTGAACACATTTC comes from Podarcis raffonei isolate rPodRaf1 chromosome 2, rPodRaf1.pri, whole genome shotgun sequence and encodes:
- the SPRY4 gene encoding protein sprouty homolog 4 isoform X1, with product MEPRTPHSITGVPNSTVVVQPLLDNRIPYGRLQHPLTILPIDQMKTTHLENDYIDNPTLAQLAAQKHPRGHHEPAHPPRCEQDITHPWISFSGRPSSISSSSSTSSDQRLLDHMVPAPVADQSSPRAVRIQPKAINCKPLDLKGPASQEMDKHFLLCEACGKCKCKECALPRTLPSCWVCNQECLCSAQNLVNYSTCMCLVKGVFYHCTNEDDEGSCADHPCSCSHSNCCARWSFMSALSLVLPCLLCYLPATGCVKLSQRCYDQVSRPGCRCKNTNSVICKASPEGKVGSRPGKPF
- the SPRY4 gene encoding protein sprouty homolog 4 isoform X3; this encodes MEPRTPHSITGVPNSTVVVQPLLDNRIPYGRLQHPLTILPIDQMKTTHLENDYIDNPTLAQLAAQKHPRGHHEPAHPPRCEQDITHPWISFSGRPSSISSSSSTSSDQRLLDHMVPAPVADQSSPRAVRIQPKAINCKPLDLKGPASQEMDKHFLLCEACGKCKCKECALPRTLPSCWVCNQECLCSAQNLVNYSTCMCLVKGVFYHCTNEDDEGSCADHPCSCSHSNCCARWSFMSALSLVLPCLLCYLPATGCVKLSQRCYDQVRLDPGDDPITQALLILLFCLPENSFSLL
- the SPRY4 gene encoding protein sprouty homolog 4 isoform X2, with the protein product MEPRTPHSITGVPNSTVVVQPLLDNRIPYGRLQHPLTILPIDQMKTTHLENDYIDNPTLAQLAAQKHPRGHHEPAHPPRCEQDITHPWISFSGRPSSISSSSSTSSDQRLLDHMVPAPVADQSSPRAVRIQPKAINCKPLDLKGPASQEMDKHFLLCEACGKCKCKECALPRTLPSCWVCNQECLCSAQNLVNYSTCMCLVKGVFYHCTNEDDEGSCADHPCSCSHSNCCARWSFMSALSLVLPCLLCYLPATGCVKLSQRCYDQQVRLDPGDDPITQALLILLFCLPENSFSLL